The proteins below are encoded in one region of Flavobacterium sp. IMCC34852:
- the kynU gene encoding kynureninase codes for MTFQNTREFAQQLDSQDELKNYRNEFVFPQHNGKNVVYFTGNSLGLQPKRTKKYVEDVMNDWGNLAVEGHFYAEKPWWDYHERFANPLSQIVGAKPSEITVMNTLTVNLHLLMVSFYNPTATRYKIICEEKAFPSDQYMFQSQVDFHGYKTEDAIVEIKRREGEHNIRLEDIVAKINEVGDELALVLIGGVNYYTGQVFDMKAITEAGHKVGAKVGFDLAHAAGNIELKLHEWNVDFAAWCSYKYMNSGPGNASGCFVHEKHHHSNLPRFAGWWGHNKERRFKMEPQFDPVHGADGWQVSNLPILSLAPYLASAEMFAEVGMEKLIKKRNQLTAYLEFILHEIDAELDGAEFEIITPTNQKERACQLSVFLHGQGRSLFDYLMKNGVITDWREPNVIRLAPAPFYCSYEDMYDFGQILKQGILAK; via the coding sequence ATGACTTTTCAAAATACCCGCGAATTTGCCCAACAACTCGATTCGCAAGACGAATTAAAAAATTACCGCAACGAATTTGTATTCCCGCAACACAACGGCAAAAACGTTGTTTATTTCACCGGAAACTCCTTAGGGTTACAACCCAAACGCACCAAAAAATATGTAGAGGATGTTATGAACGATTGGGGCAATTTAGCCGTAGAAGGTCATTTCTACGCCGAAAAACCTTGGTGGGATTACCACGAAAGATTTGCCAACCCGTTGAGCCAAATTGTGGGTGCCAAACCTTCCGAAATCACGGTAATGAATACGCTGACGGTAAATTTACACTTATTAATGGTGTCTTTTTACAACCCAACCGCCACGAGATATAAAATCATTTGTGAAGAAAAAGCTTTTCCTTCCGACCAATACATGTTCCAAAGCCAAGTCGATTTTCACGGCTATAAAACGGAAGATGCCATAGTAGAAATCAAACGCAGAGAAGGCGAACACAACATTCGTTTGGAAGATATTGTAGCCAAGATAAATGAAGTAGGCGATGAGCTGGCTTTGGTCTTAATCGGTGGCGTCAATTATTACACCGGACAAGTCTTCGATATGAAAGCCATCACCGAAGCCGGACATAAAGTCGGAGCCAAAGTAGGATTTGATTTGGCACACGCTGCCGGAAATATCGAATTAAAATTACACGAATGGAACGTAGATTTCGCCGCTTGGTGCAGCTACAAATACATGAACTCCGGACCCGGAAATGCTTCAGGTTGTTTCGTTCATGAAAAGCATCATCACAGTAACTTGCCTCGATTCGCAGGTTGGTGGGGACATAATAAAGAACGCCGTTTTAAAATGGAACCGCAATTTGATCCGGTTCACGGTGCCGACGGTTGGCAAGTGAGTAATTTACCTATTTTATCTTTAGCGCCGTATTTGGCTTCAGCCGAAATGTTTGCCGAAGTAGGCATGGAAAAACTCATAAAAAAAAGAAACCAATTAACCGCTTACTTGGAATTCATCCTTCACGAAATCGATGCCGAATTGGACGGTGCCGAGTTTGAAATTATTACGCCAACCAACCAAAAAGAGCGAGCTTGTCAACTCTCTGTTTTTCTTCACGGTCAGGGCAGAAGCTTGTTTGATTATTTAATGAAAAACGGTGTAATCACTGATTGGCGTGAACCCAATGTAATTCGATTAGCTCCTGCGCCATTCTACTGCTCGTATGAAGATATGTATGATTTCGGACAAATTTTAAAACAAGGGATTTTAGCCAAATAA
- a CDS encoding T9SS type A sorting domain-containing protein — protein sequence MKIKLHHVVMAFFTVITASIAQVSDKETEARLWLKANAEKLEINPNETFSLRFVRKTQAGETLRFQQQKNGVPVIDSEIVVHFSPYGEISCTASSYDAAVADINTIPSITKENAASISNEALQINGDITFQESKLGVYNKQGSTKLVYKVLTNAYSKVGSWETIVDAQTGAVLSTKDVACYHKNHKHNKNESKTKAPISMAPLAFVSGTGMVFNPDPLSQAGVNYGDPGYTDGSDAATTQLNNARVSVTLPEIDLTAGTYKLKSTYAEIKELGMPNKGLFTQSSSAFNFTRLEDGFEAVTAFYHLDKSLRYINQTLGINCVPYQSANAGAVFFDPHGASSADNSFYGNGQLQFGEGGVDDAEDADVVLHELGHGLHDWITGGGLSQVNGLSEGCGDYWAVSYSRSLNQWTSDTPQYNYVFSWDGHNPFWNGRTTAYGASYNGGLVNQIHTDGQIWATALMKIWDGIGREKTDKAFLNGLDLTTSNTNQQNAAIAVRTAAINMNYPCADVAVMTQKFLEAGYAMPALALTMNPIENQTVQAEVTNTYALPSFATLANPIIDGCNAGLSQSPVAGTVLTPGDYTITMTATNGASTINRTFNLTVMPNLGLSNTISNNFIMYPNPASNQITVKGAFDSNESVTIYNVLGQVVMSKKISSNEENIDVSSLSSGVYTVTFNSAKVSRKFIKE from the coding sequence ATGAAAATAAAATTACACCATGTTGTTATGGCATTTTTTACTGTTATAACAGCCAGTATTGCCCAAGTTTCCGACAAAGAAACCGAAGCAAGATTATGGTTAAAAGCCAATGCAGAAAAATTAGAAATCAATCCCAATGAGACTTTTTCACTGCGCTTTGTCAGAAAAACACAAGCCGGTGAAACCTTGCGCTTTCAGCAACAAAAAAATGGAGTACCTGTAATCGACTCGGAAATAGTCGTCCATTTTTCCCCCTATGGTGAGATTTCATGTACGGCTTCGAGTTATGATGCAGCCGTTGCCGATATCAATACAATACCGTCAATTACCAAAGAAAATGCTGCGTCTATCTCCAATGAAGCATTGCAAATTAATGGCGACATCACTTTTCAAGAAAGCAAATTAGGCGTTTATAACAAACAGGGTTCAACAAAATTAGTCTACAAAGTACTGACCAATGCTTACTCAAAAGTAGGCAGTTGGGAAACCATCGTTGATGCCCAAACCGGAGCTGTTTTAAGTACCAAAGATGTTGCTTGTTATCATAAAAATCACAAGCATAATAAAAATGAAAGCAAAACCAAAGCGCCAATTTCAATGGCACCTTTGGCCTTTGTTTCGGGAACGGGAATGGTTTTTAATCCCGATCCGCTATCTCAAGCCGGAGTCAATTACGGAGACCCGGGATATACCGACGGAAGTGATGCCGCTACCACGCAATTGAACAACGCCAGAGTATCAGTAACTTTACCGGAAATCGATTTGACTGCCGGAACGTACAAACTAAAAAGTACGTATGCAGAAATCAAAGAGTTGGGTATGCCCAACAAAGGGCTTTTTACCCAATCTTCATCGGCTTTTAATTTTACCCGATTAGAAGATGGCTTTGAAGCAGTGACAGCTTTTTATCATTTGGATAAAAGTTTAAGATACATCAACCAAACGTTAGGAATAAATTGCGTTCCTTATCAAAGTGCCAATGCCGGTGCAGTTTTCTTTGATCCTCATGGAGCCAGCAGTGCCGATAATTCTTTTTACGGAAACGGTCAATTGCAGTTTGGTGAAGGTGGCGTTGATGATGCCGAAGATGCCGATGTGGTTTTACACGAATTAGGCCACGGCTTACACGACTGGATTACCGGTGGCGGATTATCTCAAGTTAATGGTTTGAGTGAAGGTTGTGGGGATTATTGGGCCGTTTCCTACAGCAGAAGCCTCAACCAATGGACATCCGATACACCTCAGTATAATTACGTTTTCAGTTGGGACGGACACAATCCTTTTTGGAACGGAAGAACTACTGCTTACGGAGCATCATACAATGGCGGTTTGGTAAACCAAATTCACACCGACGGACAAATTTGGGCCACCGCATTAATGAAAATTTGGGATGGTATCGGAAGAGAAAAAACAGATAAAGCCTTTCTTAATGGTTTGGATTTGACAACTAGTAATACCAACCAACAAAACGCAGCCATAGCCGTAAGAACAGCAGCCATCAATATGAATTATCCTTGTGCCGATGTGGCTGTGATGACTCAAAAATTCCTTGAAGCCGGTTATGCAATGCCTGCATTGGCTTTGACAATGAATCCTATCGAAAACCAAACCGTTCAAGCTGAAGTTACAAATACATATGCCTTGCCAAGTTTTGCAACGTTGGCCAATCCAATAATTGATGGTTGTAATGCCGGCTTATCCCAATCTCCGGTTGCCGGAACAGTATTGACTCCCGGCGATTACACGATTACAATGACGGCTACCAATGGTGCTTCAACAATAAACAGAACTTTTAACTTAACCGTAATGCCTAACTTAGGACTTAGCAACACCATAAGCAACAATTTTATTATGTATCCGAATCCTGCCTCAAATCAAATTACGGTAAAAGGAGCATTTGATTCTAACGAGAGTGTGACAATCTATAATGTGTTAGGTCAAGTTGTAATGAGTAAAAAGATTTCTTCTAATGAGGAAAATATTGATGTTTCATCTTTATCATCAGGTGTTTATACGGTAACTTTCAATTCGGCAAAAGTATCCCGCAAGTTCATCAAAGAATAA
- a CDS encoding agmatinase family protein yields MTKEQIIANFDPSQPGLADATVFGLPFSAEQSEIIIIPVPWEVTVSYGAGASEGPDAVLDASFQVDLNHQDFPELWKLGIYLDEAPAHWKKNSEKYKDLAQPIIELLESGEVVENYPALQADLDKINKVCRELHNEVKDRVLHWMQQGKKVALLGGDHSTPLGYYEALASIHDNFGILHLDAHMDLRIAYEGFTFSHASIMYNALQIPQISKLVQVGIRDFCEQEVEVVQKSNGRVLINTDADLKAETFEGKTWAEQCEAIIASLPQKVCISFDIDGMYPWYCPNTGTPVPGGFSFEQATYLFNKLAESGKEIIGFDLVEVAPGETDDWDGNVGARMLFHMCGIFAKNNGLNVGQKINFQRK; encoded by the coding sequence ATGACCAAAGAACAAATCATAGCCAATTTTGATCCAAGCCAACCCGGTTTAGCCGATGCCACAGTTTTTGGATTGCCTTTTTCAGCCGAACAATCAGAAATTATCATCATTCCCGTACCATGGGAAGTAACCGTAAGTTACGGCGCCGGTGCTTCTGAAGGTCCGGATGCGGTACTCGATGCTTCTTTTCAGGTCGATTTAAACCACCAAGATTTCCCGGAATTGTGGAAGTTGGGGATTTATCTAGATGAAGCGCCTGCTCATTGGAAGAAAAATTCAGAGAAATATAAAGACTTGGCACAACCCATTATAGAATTGTTAGAAAGCGGTGAAGTCGTAGAAAATTATCCGGCATTGCAAGCCGATTTAGATAAAATCAACAAAGTGTGTCGTGAGTTGCACAATGAAGTGAAAGACCGTGTCCTACACTGGATGCAGCAAGGCAAAAAAGTAGCCCTTTTAGGTGGCGATCATTCTACCCCATTAGGTTATTATGAAGCGTTGGCTAGTATCCATGACAATTTCGGAATACTGCATTTAGATGCGCACATGGATTTGAGAATCGCCTACGAAGGGTTTACGTTTTCTCATGCCTCAATTATGTACAATGCTTTGCAAATTCCTCAAATTTCTAAATTAGTGCAAGTCGGAATTCGCGATTTCTGCGAGCAAGAAGTAGAAGTGGTGCAAAAATCAAACGGAAGGGTTTTAATTAACACCGACGCCGATTTAAAAGCCGAAACTTTTGAAGGCAAAACTTGGGCGGAACAATGTGAAGCGATCATTGCTTCGTTACCGCAAAAGGTTTGTATCAGTTTTGATATCGATGGGATGTATCCTTGGTATTGTCCGAACACAGGAACACCGGTTCCGGGCGGATTTTCGTTTGAACAAGCCACTTATTTGTTCAATAAATTAGCCGAAAGCGGTAAAGAAATCATAGGCTTCGATTTGGTAGAAGTAGCACCGGGTGAAACCGACGATTGGGATGGCAATGTTGGCGCAAGAATGCTTTTCCACATGTGTGGTATTTTTGCCAAAAACAACGGACTAAACGTCGGACAGAAAATTAATTTCCAAAGAAAATAG
- a CDS encoding penicillin acylase family protein: protein MKLVKKILLVILFLLVLIVIVGATYLQYSKPDYEGEFTLGNLNKETTVYFDDYGVPHIYAENQKDAMTTLGYVHAQDRLWQMELMRRIAPGRLSEIFGGAALKTDKFFGGIGIDENSAKAVAQLDKNSQTYLLAQAYLDGINQYIAEGKTPIEIRLLGIEQEKFTLKDVYNIFGFMSFSFAMAQKTDPLLTDIRDRFGLDYLKDFGINGELGTQQLQSFQGKYKEYSEISKSVTSLLEASPVPAFIGSNSWVIGGEKTKKGKVILANDPHIMYSQPGTWYEAHIVCPDYEMYGYYIAGTPFPLLGHNREYAYGLTMFENDDVDFFQEEENPNNPKQYKTPDGFKNYTYQQKTIKVKDSTDVKLNVKTSQHGPIITGLLDGLETEKSVAMHWIYTQQKNRILDAVYELSHAKNLESFHKSIELIHAPGLNIMYGDAKGNIAWITSGKLYKLPKSVNANFILNGANGIDDKKEWLSFDQNPQAINPPWHYVYSSNNQPTPIDGYLYPGYYLPKDRAMRINGLLEQKNKWDKETVSKMIVDNTSATAQTIVGNMTKALNIANFSANENQALTILKDWKATHELNDIAPTLCNKWFYFYLKATLEDEFGEENFKLLLNTHIVKQMIENQTANAASPWWDNVNTKDQKETQSEILTKSYKEAIKSLENQLGSDVSQWQWSKVHQVTFQHPIGKVKLFSQFFNVGPFPISGTNEVINNQLFIYTDEAVIPVKGGPSTRRIIDFSDIENSLSVLPTGQSGNPMSKHYSDQSEMFVNGKFRKMKLNKKEIEATSTKLIFKPKS from the coding sequence ATGAAACTCGTTAAAAAAATCCTCCTGGTAATTTTATTCCTCCTTGTTTTAATCGTTATTGTTGGCGCAACTTATTTGCAATACAGCAAGCCTGATTATGAAGGTGAATTCACTCTAGGCAATCTCAATAAAGAAACCACGGTTTATTTTGACGACTATGGTGTGCCGCACATTTATGCTGAGAACCAAAAAGATGCCATGACCACTTTGGGGTATGTTCATGCACAAGACCGACTATGGCAAATGGAACTCATGCGCCGCATCGCGCCGGGAAGACTCTCGGAGATTTTTGGTGGCGCGGCTTTAAAAACAGACAAATTTTTTGGCGGAATTGGCATCGATGAGAATTCGGCGAAAGCAGTAGCGCAATTAGACAAGAACTCGCAAACCTACCTTTTGGCGCAAGCCTATCTGGACGGAATTAATCAATATATCGCCGAGGGCAAAACACCGATTGAAATCAGATTACTCGGAATTGAACAAGAAAAATTCACTTTAAAAGATGTGTATAATATTTTCGGATTTATGTCCTTCAGCTTTGCGATGGCCCAAAAAACTGACCCATTACTGACCGACATTCGCGACCGTTTTGGCCTAGACTATTTAAAAGATTTCGGAATCAACGGCGAACTCGGAACCCAACAATTGCAATCGTTTCAAGGGAAATACAAGGAATACAGCGAAATCTCAAAATCAGTAACGAGTTTGCTTGAAGCTTCTCCGGTTCCGGCTTTTATAGGCAGTAACAGTTGGGTAATTGGCGGTGAGAAAACCAAAAAAGGGAAAGTCATTTTGGCCAATGATCCGCACATCATGTATTCCCAACCCGGAACTTGGTATGAAGCGCACATCGTTTGCCCTGATTATGAAATGTACGGTTATTATATTGCCGGAACGCCATTTCCGCTTTTGGGTCACAATCGAGAGTATGCTTATGGTTTAACCATGTTTGAGAACGATGATGTGGACTTCTTTCAGGAAGAAGAAAATCCAAATAACCCTAAGCAATACAAAACGCCTGATGGTTTTAAAAACTACACTTACCAACAAAAAACCATCAAGGTCAAAGATAGCACAGATGTTAAGCTGAATGTCAAAACCAGCCAACACGGACCAATAATCACCGGTTTATTAGACGGTTTGGAAACCGAGAAGTCTGTAGCGATGCATTGGATTTATACCCAACAAAAAAACCGAATTCTCGATGCTGTTTATGAATTGTCCCACGCTAAAAATTTAGAAAGTTTCCACAAAAGTATTGAGTTGATTCACGCGCCGGGCTTAAACATTATGTATGGCGATGCCAAAGGCAATATCGCGTGGATTACTTCAGGTAAATTATACAAATTGCCTAAGAGTGTCAATGCTAATTTTATCCTCAACGGTGCCAATGGTATCGATGATAAGAAAGAATGGCTGTCTTTTGACCAAAATCCGCAAGCGATTAATCCACCGTGGCATTATGTGTACAGTTCCAATAACCAACCGACACCTATCGATGGCTATTTGTATCCCGGCTATTATTTGCCCAAAGACAGAGCCATGCGAATCAATGGTTTATTAGAGCAAAAAAATAAATGGGATAAAGAAACTGTTTCTAAAATGATAGTCGATAACACTTCGGCAACGGCACAAACTATCGTTGGCAATATGACTAAGGCTTTAAATATTGCTAATTTCAGTGCCAATGAAAATCAGGCTTTGACCATTTTAAAAGATTGGAAAGCGACGCATGAGTTGAATGACATTGCGCCAACGCTTTGCAACAAATGGTTTTATTTTTACCTGAAAGCGACATTAGAAGATGAATTCGGGGAAGAGAATTTCAAACTGTTATTGAACACACACATCGTTAAGCAAATGATTGAAAACCAAACCGCCAATGCCGCTTCGCCTTGGTGGGACAATGTCAACACCAAAGACCAAAAGGAAACCCAATCCGAGATTCTTACGAAGTCATATAAAGAAGCTATCAAGTCTTTAGAAAATCAATTGGGCAGCGATGTCTCACAATGGCAATGGAGCAAAGTGCATCAAGTAACTTTCCAGCATCCAATCGGCAAAGTGAAACTGTTTAGCCAGTTTTTTAATGTTGGACCATTTCCAATTTCGGGCACCAATGAAGTCATCAATAACCAACTCTTTATTTACACCGATGAAGCTGTAATTCCGGTTAAAGGCGGACCATCAACGCGACGTATCATAGACTTTTCGGATATTGAAAACAGCTTAAGCGTATTGCCAACCGGACAATCAGGAAATCCTATGAGTAAGCATTACAGCGACCAATCAGAGATGTTTGTCAACGGAAAATTCAGAAAAATGAAGTTGAATAAAAAAGAAATCGAAGCTACCTCGACCAAACTAATTTTCAAACCAAAATCCTAA
- a CDS encoding cryptochrome/photolyase family protein: MKTLRLILGDQLNSHHSWFQTKDDSVIYLMAEVRQETDYMKHHIQKVTAFFLAMRHFADTLQAQGHQIRYYKIAAEDNLQDFEKLIQKEIALHSITHFEYQLPDEYRLDEQLKAICGKLSIPSRVFDTEHFYTKREELSQFFQGKKQLLMESFYRMMRKKHQVMMVGEQPLGNQWNFDHDNRKKYKGEVPVPKAKQFPKKVSTVVDEIQQAVISTFGNIDPDNFGWPVSRKECLELLDYFCHNLLPYFGTYEDAMHTQEKQLFHSRLSFAMNSKMLSPKEVIDTVVMHYHQNQATITLAQVEGFVRQIIGWREYVRGIYWKEMPNYAQMNVLENHEPLPDFYWTGQTKMHCMSQAINQSLDDAYAHHIQRLMVIGNFSLLTQRHPDAVDAWYLGVYIDAIEWVELPNTRGMSQYADGGILATKPYVSSGSYINKMSNYCESCPYSVKDKLGDNACPFNSLYWNFLDDKKQYFKNNQRMAMMLNLLNKIPADELYRIKEKAAHIIQNPDLY, encoded by the coding sequence ATGAAAACACTTCGGCTAATTCTCGGTGACCAATTAAACAGCCATCATTCTTGGTTTCAAACCAAAGACGATTCCGTAATCTATTTGATGGCGGAAGTGCGTCAGGAAACCGATTATATGAAACATCACATTCAAAAAGTTACGGCCTTCTTTTTGGCGATGCGACATTTTGCCGACACACTGCAAGCGCAAGGGCATCAAATTCGGTATTACAAAATTGCAGCCGAAGACAATTTGCAGGACTTTGAAAAGTTAATTCAAAAAGAAATCGCATTACATTCCATTACTCATTTCGAATACCAATTACCTGATGAATATCGCCTTGACGAACAACTGAAGGCCATTTGTGGTAAATTAAGTATTCCAAGTCGAGTCTTTGACACCGAACATTTTTACACCAAAAGAGAAGAACTATCCCAATTTTTCCAAGGCAAAAAACAATTGTTGATGGAAAGTTTCTACCGCATGATGCGCAAAAAACACCAAGTGATGATGGTAGGCGAACAACCTTTGGGCAATCAGTGGAATTTTGACCATGACAATCGCAAAAAATACAAAGGCGAAGTTCCGGTACCCAAAGCCAAGCAGTTTCCGAAAAAGGTTTCAACGGTAGTTGACGAAATCCAACAAGCCGTTATTAGTACTTTTGGCAATATTGACCCTGATAATTTTGGTTGGCCTGTTTCCCGCAAAGAATGTTTGGAATTACTCGATTATTTCTGTCACAACTTACTGCCGTATTTCGGGACTTATGAAGATGCGATGCACACCCAAGAAAAGCAATTGTTTCATTCGCGTTTGTCCTTTGCCATGAACAGTAAAATGCTTTCTCCAAAAGAAGTGATTGATACCGTTGTGATGCATTATCATCAAAATCAAGCAACGATAACTTTGGCACAAGTCGAAGGTTTTGTGCGGCAAATTATTGGTTGGCGCGAATATGTAAGAGGGATTTATTGGAAGGAAATGCCCAATTATGCCCAAATGAATGTATTGGAAAACCACGAACCCTTACCCGATTTCTATTGGACCGGTCAAACCAAAATGCATTGCATGAGTCAGGCGATAAATCAAAGTTTGGACGATGCTTACGCCCATCACATTCAACGACTAATGGTCATCGGAAATTTTTCTTTGCTCACCCAACGCCATCCCGACGCCGTTGACGCTTGGTATCTTGGTGTTTATATCGACGCGATTGAATGGGTAGAATTGCCCAACACACGTGGCATGAGTCAGTATGCCGATGGCGGTATTTTGGCGACCAAACCTTATGTTTCTTCGGGTAGTTATATCAACAAAATGAGCAACTACTGTGAGTCGTGCCCCTACAGCGTCAAAGACAAACTGGGCGACAACGCCTGTCCGTTCAACAGTTTGTATTGGAATTTTTTAGACGATAAAAAGCAATACTTCAAGAACAACCAGCGCATGGCGATGATGCTGAACTTATTGAACAAAATACCAGCCGACGAACTTTATCGAATCAAAGAAAAAGCCGCTCACATCATTCAAAACCCAGATTTGTATTAG
- a CDS encoding DASH family cryptochrome gives MQKKQKTGLVWFRNDLRVNDNHSLSQAIQKNNQVIAVYCFDPRQFAETTYGFKKTAQFRAKFLIETIEELSTNLAKKNISLLVIHNTPEEVIPELVNQYKIDTIYLQKEWTAEETAVTETLKNELENIAWQESYDQFLFHPEDIPYAEFKKIPEVFTEFRKQCEKTVSVRSCVTIKAMPESNRIANDTAIPTLKDLGFEDFKMSSKTAFPFHGGENQALLRIAEYFWDTKKLSVYKKTRNGLIGKDYSSKLSAWLANGSISARTIYWEVKSYEKENGANEDTYWLIFELIWRDYFKYISLKHGNKIFQLKGILNKTYEWKFNNKAFQQWTNGTTKEPFVNANMIELQQTGWMSNRGRQNVASYWAKEWEQDWRIAAAYFESMLIDYDVHSNYGNWIYNSGVGNDPRDRKFNIKRQAEMYDANGAFQKLWLQTTLF, from the coding sequence ATGCAGAAGAAACAAAAAACAGGATTAGTTTGGTTTAGAAATGACTTGCGCGTGAATGACAATCACTCCTTGTCTCAAGCCATTCAGAAGAACAATCAAGTCATTGCCGTGTACTGTTTTGATCCAAGACAGTTTGCCGAGACCACTTATGGATTTAAAAAAACAGCGCAATTCAGGGCTAAGTTTTTGATAGAGACCATTGAGGAACTCAGTACTAATTTGGCAAAAAAGAACATTAGCCTTTTGGTCATTCACAACACGCCCGAAGAAGTGATTCCCGAGTTGGTGAACCAATACAAAATCGACACTATTTACCTTCAAAAAGAATGGACAGCAGAAGAAACAGCTGTTACTGAAACCTTGAAGAACGAGTTGGAAAATATCGCTTGGCAAGAAAGCTACGACCAATTTTTATTCCATCCGGAAGACATTCCGTATGCTGAGTTCAAAAAAATTCCCGAAGTGTTTACGGAATTCCGAAAGCAATGTGAGAAAACCGTTTCGGTCAGAAGTTGTGTAACAATCAAAGCAATGCCGGAAAGTAATAGAATAGCGAATGATACTGCTATTCCAACCTTAAAAGATTTAGGTTTTGAAGATTTTAAAATGTCTTCTAAAACTGCTTTCCCGTTTCACGGCGGAGAAAACCAAGCTTTGTTGCGCATAGCAGAATACTTTTGGGACACCAAAAAATTATCCGTTTACAAAAAAACGCGCAATGGCTTAATTGGGAAAGACTACAGCTCGAAACTCTCGGCTTGGTTGGCCAACGGAAGCATTTCGGCACGAACGATTTATTGGGAAGTAAAAAGTTATGAAAAAGAAAACGGTGCCAATGAAGATACCTATTGGCTGATTTTTGAATTGATTTGGCGTGATTATTTCAAATACATTTCTCTCAAACACGGCAATAAAATTTTCCAACTCAAAGGCATTTTGAACAAAACCTACGAATGGAAATTCAATAACAAAGCTTTTCAGCAATGGACTAACGGAACCACCAAAGAACCATTTGTAAACGCCAATATGATTGAACTCCAACAAACCGGTTGGATGAGTAATCGCGGAAGGCAAAACGTGGCGAGTTATTGGGCGAAAGAATGGGAACAGGATTGGCGTATTGCAGCTGCTTATTTTGAAAGCATGCTAATCGATTACGACGTGCATTCTAATTATGGGAACTGGATTTACAATTCGGGCGTAGGCAATGATCCGCGGGATCGAAAATTTAACATCAAACGCCAAGCTGAAATGTATGATGCCAATGGTGCTTTTCAAAAACTTTGGCTCCAAACAACCTTATTCTAA
- a CDS encoding DUF2256 domain-containing protein, protein MAHKKVNLPEKICKTCGLPFAWRKKWEKNWNEVIYCSEKCRRNKKQD, encoded by the coding sequence ATGGCGCATAAAAAAGTAAACCTACCCGAGAAAATCTGTAAAACCTGTGGCCTGCCCTTTGCTTGGCGCAAAAAATGGGAAAAGAACTGGAACGAAGTAATCTATTGTAGCGAAAAATGCAGAAGAAACAAAAAACAGGATTAG
- a CDS encoding flavin reductase family protein translates to MKKITQKELAHLSKIQRLNLINSCTGYKSANLIGTKSIKGNSNVAVFSSVTHLGSNPAMLGFILRPNVVARNTYDNLKSNGYFTVNHIAQNIIAQAHQTSASYNAEESEFEIVNLTEEYLSEIDVPFVEESPVKLLCKYLNEYEIKENNTIHIIASIEEIYFKEAILHEDYWLQLDKADVVTVNGLDGYCLPKVLDRFDYARPHLKTKSILKNGA, encoded by the coding sequence ATGAAAAAAATAACCCAAAAAGAACTAGCCCATTTATCCAAAATCCAACGACTAAACCTCATTAACAGTTGCACGGGTTACAAGTCGGCGAATTTAATTGGCACCAAATCAATAAAGGGAAACAGTAATGTTGCCGTGTTTTCTAGCGTCACTCATTTGGGGAGCAATCCCGCTATGTTGGGTTTTATCCTTCGACCGAATGTAGTAGCGAGAAATACTTATGACAACCTAAAATCGAATGGCTATTTCACCGTGAATCATATCGCTCAAAATATCATTGCCCAAGCGCATCAAACCTCAGCCAGTTACAATGCGGAGGAATCCGAATTTGAAATAGTGAATTTAACCGAAGAATATCTTTCTGAAATCGACGTGCCGTTTGTTGAGGAAAGTCCGGTAAAATTGCTTTGCAAATACCTCAACGAATACGAAATCAAAGAAAACAACACTATTCATATCATAGCTTCTATTGAAGAAATTTATTTCAAAGAAGCAATCTTGCACGAGGATTATTGGTTGCAATTGGACAAAGCTGATGTGGTCACTGTAAATGGTTTAGACGGCTATTGTTTGCCTAAAGTTTTAGACCGATTTGATTATGCTCGTCCGCATTTAAAAACCAAATCTATCCTCAAAAATGGCGCATAA